The window TCTAAAATTCTTGATCCGGATCGTAAATGTGATGCACTACGTTCAGTTGcagtaataatatattgtactcatgtttttattcatccatttattttttatggaaataataaagtatatagATTGGCTTATAAACAACTGATTTATCCACGAGTTCCATTGGAAAATACAAATAGCActtgaacaattaaataaatctttttttttctttcataactcatatcatttgttttttttttaataatatattatatattttttatttataatgtatgcatatgtattatttatgaatcgtgatatatttataaaattgtgaaatcatattttttgttcaggTTGTTatcttttagttttttttttttatttttataaattttaagtgtatataaaaattgaaattccaGAAACATGttgactattttattttttcttatcagtgaaaaaataattagtagaTGACATGTctactgtatttatttttcaaatttgctTTTTACatgtttcattattaaaaaagttatctaTTAGTTTTcatctgttaaataaatattcatacagATGAGTtgtgatatttataaatatttatattaaataataattaaatttatatattttttattttttttcattattaaattttttatgtttctattatttattattagaatttcaaaaaaagaaaaattctttatcagataataattttaaaatatttatttttaacaaaaaaaaaaatttatttatcttatcaaaaaatttctgtttttaacaaaaaataaaataaacaactcagttgtattattaaattttataaaaatgaatttgtaaATGCAGTATTCTATTGTCATTCAAAGAGACAATATTTCAGGctgattaattattgataagtaatttgaatttatatagttttcaagtatattaaataatatggcAGACAATAATACTACATATATTGATGGTCATTATGTTGCTGGGGTAATTGGTATTATTGGTATCATCGGTGTAACTGGTAATGTAAAAGAAATCgacattataatattatttatttttatttcaattagtgttaattaattaattaatatatatattgattttttttttgtctttttcagTCAATTTAATAACTATCATTGCACTTTTACGTCAAAAAGCTTTACGACAAAATGCATCAACTgcatttgtaattaatttgagTATATCAGATTTGATATATGCATTTAGTGGTTtaccaatttttattatttggtaCTGGTcagatggaaaaataaataatgattttcttTGTTATATGAATGCCTTATATCACATAGGACATTTTACTCGCTGTATGCTTAGTATGTTGGCAATAACATTAAACAggtattatttaacaataattaaaacctaaatttataaaatcaattgataaaataaaaaattttatcgatgaattttaattacaggtacattttaatttgtaaaccAACTATTTACACACGATTATTTACAATTCGTAATACAGTTATGTATTCAATTGGTATTTGGATAATAAGTATTTTACAACTGGTACCAACAATGACAAGCCAATGGGGTCAAGTTGGTCTTGTTCCTGAAAATCGAGTTTGTACAATAATTGTTGGTAAAAATGGAAatccaaaatattatatattaggTTTAAATACTAGCGTacctattattatcataattttttgttatgtttgtatttatataaaagttaaaatacgTGATAATAATAAGCCAACTAACATGCCTACTGTCATTAAGACTGTTAAAagtagtgataaaaaaaattatgaaaatggatcaatgataaaattgatgatgatgatgcttaCGTCATttgttatcatttattttacgttaCCAATATCTATAATTATTGATCCAGGATGTAAAATTAGAGCACTACGTCCAGTTGcagttattatatattgtactcatgtttttattaatccatttattttttatggaaataataaagtatatagATTGGCTTTCAAACAAATGATTTATCCACGTTTCCCatctaaaaatacaaatagtaatcaaataaaataaagtaaaataatttttaattgttgttaattattccaataaactttttaaatttctcaaaaatatttctcaaatAGATaagcttttgtttttttttttctaatataaatctaattattttattgactttgtcaaatattaattaaatatttgtatataattaaaattaataaaatagtatttaaaaattaataattgaatcaattcatttttttttctttttgtataaCAATAATggaataattaacaattgtatttagtatttacaataattggATTTATAAATAGTTATTTTCAGTTATTTTGATGACAACAGATGGCGATTATGCCGAGTCACGTGATCCATCTGGAAAGAGACAGAAAGAGaggcacaaaaaaaaataaaaaaaaataaaatacgtcaTGTTTGgccgataaaaaaaaaactacagaaCCGGCAGCGTCCATTTTCCTattttgtgtgtttttttgattGCTAGTGTTGTTGTATGTGTACATTATTTGTGTAATTTCGGCAtcgtattaaaatattaaatatataactattattataaaatctataaaaataagtgagtaattaaatcaacaattaattataaacaataatcagTCAAGCATACTACATTGAATCTtgatacaatattatattattgtaaaagTAACTCCAAATTTCTCATTGACGTttcaattgacaaaatttacttgttataactcaaaaaaaaaaaaaaaaaaaatgataacctcaactgcattattttatataaacgataaattagcaaataaaatgattatatttcattaaaaaaaaaaacaaattgagtaattttaattgttaattttatttcaagttaaaatgGAAGGTGCACCACCAAGTCGAGGTGGTTTTAGAGGTCGAGGTGGTGGTCCAATGCGTGGACGTGGAAGCTTTGGTGACAGAGGAAGGTAATATGTCAATAatcatttgttattatatacaaacaaacttgtcaatatctatatttatcatgtcaaacttcatttgaaaaaaaataatacattattatttttaaaatttttttacaaagtaaattgatatttattttatttcaagggGCGGCCCACCCAGAGGAGGAATGATGCGAGGTCGAGGTGGTCCTGGTCCAATGAGAGGTAGTCCACCAGGTATGAGAGGTCGTGGTGGTCCTCCCCGTGGTGGTCGAGTAACATATATTTCAGGGTaatttatatacctatatttatttataaaataataataataataacatgaaaaattaataattatttatttaattttattaagagGACCACCAGAATCAAGTTTATCTGGTCCAGGTGCACCACCACCAGGTATGAGTGGTCCATCTCGAGGTAATTCACGAGGTTCACCAGGTGGTTTTCGTGGCAGAGGACGAGGTGATTTTAGTAGCCGTGGTGAAAGTCGTGGAGGTGGATACAGAGGACGTGGTTCAGGAATGGATAGAGGTGGTGGAAGAGgttcaagtaatttttcacGTGGTGGAGGTGGTCCACCAAGAGGCAGTATGGGTAGAGGAAATGGTGGTCCTAGTTCTGGTTATAATGATAGAGGAAGTCGTGGTAATGGTGTTGATCGTGGTAGTCGTGGTGGACCAATGAAACGAGGTAGAGGACCACCAGGAGTTGGAGGTCCACCAAAAAGACCAAGATATGATCCACCACCAACACAAGCTGTCAATGGTTATGCTGCACAACCAACAAGGTATTTGTTACGTAGCCAGAACGATTTGCGTCATCTACCTATTGGATttgtctaagaaaaaaaaaaaagctgtcaTAGCTCTTTAGCCAATAGACTGtatatcttcatttttttttaaaatcattatcagagccgtttaatatcaaaaatattattatttttttctctaatttcccgttaattttaaatctataTCTTGAAAATTAACAGAGATattgacttttttaaaatttttaattaattaaacagtCAAGGATATGGTAATCCAGGCAATGGATATGGTGGTCAACAACAAGCAGCACCTGTAAGTGGATATGCTGCTGGTGGCGGTGGTGGTGGAGGTAGTGCATATGGTCCTCCACAAGGTGGATATCAACAATCATCATATCCAAGTTATGAAGCTTATCCAGCACCAGCTGATTATTCACAACCAGCTTATCCAGCACAAGCACCACCAGACAACAGATATGTACAACAAGTACCTGTCACCGGTGGATTTAATTCAGATCCTTACAATTATGGTAAAGCACCACAACAAGGTcagtaaaaaaacaacaatgttTTGGctgattcattatttataaataaaaaaaacaatttttataattgtttttttttttgttaatcatagtttttttttgtttatacatatattaatatttttttatcattatttatagtGGGTTATCAACAAGAATCAGTTGCACCAGtacttggtggtggtggtggtgaagATGGTGGTGGTTATCCAGGTAATCCTTATGATGATCAATCATGTAATCCAGCAGTTATGACCGGCAGAGGTGGCTACTCAACACACTACGGTTAGTTGaataatcatttgataaaagaATTCTATTTATAGTTGAATTGATTgtttgaattttgttttaaataattacagatTATTCAAGTCAAGACGGAGGTTATGGAAAACAGGATTATGGTAAGTACCAGTCAATTGAAAGCCAATACTATTGAGCGAAATACTAATTTGGCCGGTacaaagtataaattttaaaaaatatacataaaacacagaaaaaaaaaaaaaaatctaaaaataataaacataccaattatttaaaatgtttaagaTCATAATattaagtttttaataattaatttgaaagacgaaatttaataataataaaaaaatggaaaaataaatccaaagAACAATGggaatgacaaaaaaaaaaaaaacattgtgtggacatttatttataatattttttagcttttttcgacggtttttttttgtcgctTGCACAGTGACACATAGGCGTACatagtaattttttgaatataaatcttcattgaaatatatatacgatactttcgtcaaataaattaaaatataaatgaaaaaatatatggaaaataaattagatgataatttgaaaaataaatttaaaaaaaaaaaatgaccggAGGAGCTATCGTTGTTCGCAGGTGGCAGTGTTGGTTACCAAAACGTCCAGTCCCAGCGatactattaaataattaaattaacatttaaacaaaaaaataataataaacaaattcatttataaaatgcgaaaataaattttacaaattcaaataatttaatgctaaaagaatattcaaaaaaaaaaaaaaaaatctcaacaCGCATTTACAGATTTTGACACTCTTTAAAATTATCAgtctttataattaattgtgcttaaattaatatttatgactcaggtaaatttttcaattcaatatttattcaattcaactttttttttttttttgtcttgcatttaggaaattttaaatattaaaaaaaatagttgcaTTTTACGGAgtataaatatagatataaaagtaaataaataattttagataaatatccgtataaataaataaaaaaaacgtttttattcaaaataaatatacgtttttttttttctcttgtcttattaattagaattttaggttttaagaataataatttcgtatttaacgataaaattattgaaaattttaataatataaatattgtctagaaataatttaaattttcaataggCTAAGAATTGTACGTATTAcaaagataattaataataagaaaaa is drawn from Aphidius gifuensis isolate YNYX2018 linkage group LG3, ASM1490517v1, whole genome shotgun sequence and contains these coding sequences:
- the LOC122851347 gene encoding glycine-rich protein DOT1-like isoform X7 → MEGAPPSRGGFRGRGGGPMRGRGSFGDRGRGGPPRGGMMRGRGGPGPMRGSPPGMRGRGGPPRGGRVTYISGGPPESSLSGPGAPPPGMSGPSRGNSRGSPGGFRGRGRGDFSSRGESRGGGYRGRGSGMDRGGGRGSSNFSRGGGGPPRGSMGRGNGGPSSGYNDRGSRGNGVDRGSRGGPMKRGRGPPGVGGPPKRPRYDPPPTQAVNGYAAQPTSQGYGNPGNGYGGQQQAAPVSGYAAGGGGGGGSAYGPPQGGYQQSSYPSYEAYPAPADYSQPAYPAQAPPDNRYVQQVPVTGGFNSDPYNYVGYQQESVAPVLGGGGGEDGGGYPGNPYDDQSCNPAVMTGRGGYSTHYDYSSQDGGYGKQDYG
- the LOC122851347 gene encoding glycine-rich protein DOT1-like isoform X4; the encoded protein is MEGAPPSRGGFRGRGGGPMRGRGSFGDRGRGGPPRGGMMRGRGGPGPMRGSPPGMRGRGGPPRGGRVTYISGGPPESSLSGPGAPPPGMSGPSRGNSRGSPGGFRGRGRGDFSSRGESRGGGYRGRGSGMDRGGGRGSSNFSRGGGGPPRGSMGRGNGGPSSGYNDRGSRGNGVDRGSRGGPMKRGRGPPGVGGPPKRPRYDPPPTQAVNGYAAQPTSQGYGNPGNGYGGQQQAAPVSGYAAGGGGGGGSAYGPPQGGYQQSSYPSYEAYPAPADYSQPAYPAQAPPDNRYVQQVPVTGGFNSDPYNYVGYQQESVAPVLGGGGGEDGGGYPGNPYDDQSCNPAVMTGRGGYSTHYDYSSQDGGYGKQDYGGSVGYQNVQSQRYY
- the LOC122851347 gene encoding glycine-rich cell wall structural protein 1.8-like isoform X3 translates to MEGAPPSRGGFRGRGGGPMRGRGSFGDRGRGGMMRGRGGPGPMRGSPPGMRGRGGPPRGGRVTYISGGPPESSLSGPGAPPPGMSGPSRGNSRGSPGGFRGRGRGDFSSRGESRGGGYRGRGSGMDRGGGRGSSNFSRGGGGPPRGSMGRGNGGPSSGYNDRGSRGNGVDRGSRGGPMKRGRGPPGVGGPPKRPRYDPPPTQAVNGYAAQPTSQGYGNPGNGYGGQQQAAPVSGYAAGGGGGGGSAYGPPQGGYQQSSYPSYEAYPAPADYSQPAYPAQAPPDNRYVQQVPVTGGFNSDPYNYGKAPQQVGYQQESVAPVLGGGGGEDGGGYPGNPYDDQSCNPAVMTGRGGYSTHYDYSSQDGGYGKQDYGGSVGYQNVQSQRYY
- the LOC122851347 gene encoding keratin, type I cytoskeletal 9-like isoform X6, translating into MEGAPPSRGGFRGRGGGPMRGRGSFGDRGRGGMMRGRGGPGPMRGSPPGMRGRGGPPRGGRVTYISGGPPESSLSGPGAPPPGMSGPSRGNSRGSPGGFRGRGRGDFSSRGESRGGGYRGRGSGMDRGGGRGSSNFSRGGGGPPRGSMGRGNGGPSSGYNDRGSRGNGVDRGSRGGPMKRGRGPPGVGGPPKRPRYDPPPTQAVNGYAAQPTSQGYGNPGNGYGGQQQAAPVSGYAAGGGGGGGSAYGPPQGGYQQSSYPSYEAYPAPADYSQPAYPAQAPPDNRYVQQVPVTGGFNSDPYNYVGYQQESVAPVLGGGGGEDGGGYPGNPYDDQSCNPAVMTGRGGYSTHYDYSSQDGGYGKQDYGKYQSIESQYY
- the LOC122851347 gene encoding glycine-rich cell wall structural protein 1.8-like isoform X5, coding for MEGAPPSRGGFRGRGGGPMRGRGSFGDRGRGGPPRGGMMRGRGGPGPMRGSPPGMRGRGGPPRGGRVTYISGGPPESSLSGPGAPPPGMSGPSRGNSRGSPGGFRGRGRGDFSSRGESRGGGYRGRGSGMDRGGGRGSSNFSRGGGGPPRGSMGRGNGGPSSGYNDRGSRGNGVDRGSRGGPMKRGRGPPGVGGPPKRPRYDPPPTQAVNGYAAQPTSQGYGNPGNGYGGQQQAAPVSGYAAGGGGGGGSAYGPPQGGYQQSSYPSYEAYPAPADYSQPAYPAQAPPDNRYVQQVPVTGGFNSDPYNYGKAPQQVGYQQESVAPVLGGGGGEDGGGYPGNPYDDQSCNPAVMTGRGGYSTHYDYSSQDGGYGKQDYG
- the LOC122851347 gene encoding glycine-rich cell wall structural protein 1.8-like isoform X2; its protein translation is MEGAPPSRGGFRGRGGGPMRGRGSFGDRGRGGPPRGGMMRGRGGPGPMRGSPPGMRGRGGPPRGGRVTYISGGPPESSLSGPGAPPPGMSGPSRGNSRGSPGGFRGRGRGDFSSRGESRGGGYRGRGSGMDRGGGRGSSNFSRGGGGPPRGSMGRGNGGPSSGYNDRGSRGNGVDRGSRGGPMKRGRGPPGVGGPPKRPRYDPPPTQAVNGYAAQPTSQGYGNPGNGYGGQQQAAPVSGYAAGGGGGGGSAYGPPQGGYQQSSYPSYEAYPAPADYSQPAYPAQAPPDNRYVQQVPVTGGFNSDPYNYGKAPQQVGYQQESVAPVLGGGGGEDGGGYPGNPYDDQSCNPAVMTGRGGYSTHYDYSSQDGGYGKQDYGKYQSIESQYY
- the LOC122851347 gene encoding glycine-rich cell wall structural protein 1.8-like isoform X1; translation: MEGAPPSRGGFRGRGGGPMRGRGSFGDRGRGGPPRGGMMRGRGGPGPMRGSPPGMRGRGGPPRGGRVTYISGGPPESSLSGPGAPPPGMSGPSRGNSRGSPGGFRGRGRGDFSSRGESRGGGYRGRGSGMDRGGGRGSSNFSRGGGGPPRGSMGRGNGGPSSGYNDRGSRGNGVDRGSRGGPMKRGRGPPGVGGPPKRPRYDPPPTQAVNGYAAQPTSQGYGNPGNGYGGQQQAAPVSGYAAGGGGGGGSAYGPPQGGYQQSSYPSYEAYPAPADYSQPAYPAQAPPDNRYVQQVPVTGGFNSDPYNYGKAPQQVGYQQESVAPVLGGGGGEDGGGYPGNPYDDQSCNPAVMTGRGGYSTHYDYSSQDGGYGKQDYGGSVGYQNVQSQRYY